In Devosia litorisediminis, one genomic interval encodes:
- a CDS encoding response regulator, which translates to MTKMSGGVVLVVEDEALLLFSIADELRDLGFDVLEARNADEALSRLEAHDEIAAVFTDIDMPGSMDGLQLTALIDTRWPLMKVVVTSGKKLPDSSAMPERAQFLSKPYAIEDVARAIA; encoded by the coding sequence ATGACAAAAATGTCCGGCGGCGTTGTGCTCGTTGTAGAAGACGAAGCCCTTCTCTTGTTCTCGATTGCCGATGAGTTACGGGATCTGGGTTTTGATGTCCTTGAGGCACGTAATGCAGATGAGGCTCTGTCGCGCCTGGAAGCGCACGACGAGATTGCCGCGGTTTTCACTGACATTGATATGCCAGGTTCAATGGACGGCCTTCAACTGACCGCCCTGATCGATACGCGCTGGCCATTGATGAAGGTTGTCGTCACTTCGGGCAAGAAGCTGCCAGACAGCTCTGCGATGCCGGAGCGCGCGCAGTTCTTGTCCAAGCCTTATGCTATTGAGGACGTGGCACGGGCCATCGCCTGA